GTCAACAAAATGAAACGGACGGCTCGGATCAGCTATCATATTGGTTCAGAATCTGCCCCCTCTATTGCACCGAAACGGGCAATCACGTTTTGTGTGGGCTCAATTGAACGGCACCCTCCTGAGCCGTTCAGATGCAAATATTCACTCACCCGGAATTCATTGACGTGACCAACACCATCATCAACGCCGACCGTCGTTCCTTTTTGAAGTCGGCAGCCGCCGCCTCGGCTGGCATTGGAACCATCGGCCTCCAATCGGTCGGTGCTGCTGAGTCCAGCGACAAGGTGAACTTTGCAATCATTGGTTGCACCAATCGTGGTGCGGCAATCGGAAACGACGCGGTCAAATCCGGCATGGTTAACGTCGTCGCGCTTTGCGATGCCGATCCGTCGCGGACCGCGAAGTTCAAACAGCAGCATCCGGATGCGAAGGTCTACGACGACTTCCGCAAGATGTTTGATGAGATGAGCGACAAGATCGACGCATGTACCGTCGGAACGCCTGACCACACGCACTTCCCAATCACGATGCGAGCCATCTCGGAAGGTGTCGCTGTCTACGTCGAAAAGCCACTCGCTCACACCTTCGAAGAATGCGAGTTGTTGATCGCTGCTGAGAAAAAGCACAACGGCATTTGCCAGATGGGCAACCAAGGTCACTCGTCCTCGCAACGCATGCAGTTCAAGACTTGGGTCGACGAAGGAATCATCAAAAACGTGCGCCGCGTCGACGCTTGCATGAACAAGGGCCGACGTTGGCATCCATGGGGAAACGTGACCGGTTATCCCGCTGCGGAAAAGATGCCCGCCGGAATGAACTGGGATGTTTGGACCGCGACCGCGCCGATGCAGAGCTACAGCGATCGTCTTGACAAAGGCAACTGGCGTGGATGGTACGACTATGGAAACGGTGCCTTCGGCGACTGGGGGCCTCACACGTTGGACAGCATCCATCGCTTCCTTGAACTAGGGCTGCCCTACGAAGTTCGGGCCGACAAGCTGGAAGGCCCCAACGACTTCATCTACCCCATGGCCACAACCATCGCGTTCGAGTTTGCCGAGCGAGGACCGGGCATGCCCGCCATGTCGATCAATTGGTACGACGGTGTCAAAAACCAACCGCCACGTCCGAAAGAGCTCGGCCAAGGTAAATCGATGCCGGCATGTGGAAAGGTCATGTACAGCGACGATTTGACGTTCATTGGCGGCACCCACAACGGAAAGCTCAGCATCTTGTCTGAGTCGGTCGAAACGCCGGATATTCCTTCGGGCGAAACCAATCAAAGCCACATGAAGAACTTCTTGCTCGCCGCGATGGGCAAAGAAGAATGCAATTCGAAGTTTGCTGTCTCGGGGCCGCTCACGCAGGTGTTCATGCTTGGCTGCATCGCTCAACGACTTGGTGGCACGCTCAAGTTCGATGCTGAAAAAGGTGAAATCACCAACAACGAACGAGCCAACCAACTGCTCAAGGGAAACCCGCCACGCAAGGGCTGGGAGCAGTACTACACGTTGTAGTTTTTCGCGAGAATCGCAGGAAACATGCCAGACAAAAAAGAACGGCATTTGGCTCGATGAGCCAAATGCCGTTTTGTATTTTTACAGTCTTGGTTTCTTCCGTTCGCCTGTCGTCCGCGAGATGCGTTCACGACGGAACAGGAAGATGGGTGACTAACCCGAATTCAACTACTGAACTTGGACGTTTTCTGCACAAGGGCCTTTTTCGCCACGTGCTTCGTTGAACGTGACTTGCTGACCTTCACGCAGGTCGTCGAAGTTCACGCCTTCAACGCTGGACGAGTGAAAGAACAAGTCTTTCGAGCTGCCAACGTCAATGAATCCGAAGCCTTTGTCGGTGAGACGTTTGATAGTACCTTCTGCCATTTTTCAATCTATTCAAAAGAGTTCTTGGCAGCCGATGCCGGAGACGAAGTTGTCTTAGCTTGTCGACTGCGGCAGGCATCGTATCAGATGTAGCCCACCTGCCGACCACAAAGTGGCGTGCATTCTCTAATTCATCGAACTTTCTCTTCGCAAACGCGGATTCGCGTTTCACTTTGCCCGGATAACACGCATAAAGACAACTTCGCGGCTGGCACGAACAATTCCCAAAAGTCTGCCCGGTGTGTCAAAATCCCACGCGATTCCCTGCCCTGCAATCGGTGCGGGCAAAGTCGAGACGTGTTTGAGCTCACCTCCGTTATCGGGAACATCGAGCAGATACAGCTCAGCGTGGTCATGTCCGGTCACGTACAAATGCCCGTCCGGCCCGAAACCGCCGCCTGAATTGCTTTTTGGTAGAAAACGCTGGATCACCGATTCTGGAAACGTCCATTCGCCAGTCTCGTTCCACTGATCGTCGTATCGGACCAGTTTTGTGCGTCGAACCTCCGCTTCACCGTAGAAAGCAAACACGATCCACCAGGCTCCTTGGTGGCGATCGATCCAGTTGATCGCTCCCTCCGATTCGCTGAACGGTTTCGAATCCAGGTGCTTTAAACTCACCGCATCGAAAATCTCGATCGAATTCTTAAGCGGTTTGGCGGGCCAATTGGAGTTGGCACAATACAAACGGCCTTCCTTGACGATGCCGCTGTTCAGATGCTTGATCCAAGAGCCCTCGGGGGCTACCCACTTGACCAGACGCTTTCCCGTTTGCTTGTCATATTGAACGATCGTTCGATTCGAGATCGCGAAAAAGGACGACTCATCCACCGCGACGGCTTGGTGGGCTTCGGGAACCGAGACGCGTCGTAGTAGCTGAACGGAATCGTCGCGAGCAGCGAGGTCGACAAACGTGATGCTGGAAGGATTGCCAACCGGAGCGTAATGATTGGTGAATTCCAACAACCCCGAGTCACGGTCGATCCGGAACACGGTGACGTTATCAGCCCGCTGATTGCAAACGTAGAAGAACCGACCACTCGGATCAAAATTGAAACTGCGTGGGTAGTTCCCGCGAGTCCATTCGTTGCCTACCTGACGCAGCGAGCCGTCCGATTCAATCGCAAAGATTCCAATGCTGTCGTGCAAGCGATTGCCGGCGTAGACGAATCGCCCGTCGTGGGAAACCAAAATTTCCGAGCAGAAGTTGCTGCCCGCGAAACCGACAGGCAACGATGAAACCGTTTGCCGCGAATTCAGTTGACCGCCTGACGGGGCGTAGTCAAACAGCGTAACCGTCGAACCTTCTTCCTGGATCGAATACAGCCAACGTCCATTGGGATGAAAGTCGAAATGGCGAGGTCCATCGCCCGCAGGCAAATCCACACTCGTTGGATCATTGCGAGTCAGCGTTCCCGTGGAAGCATCGAATGCCCAGACAAAGATCTTGTCGAGCCCAAGGTTCACGTGCAGCACAAAACGACCGGATGGATCCGCCTCGATCATGTGAGCGTGCGACCCATCGTGACCACTGATGGCGAAACTACCCGGCGGCGCATGTGTCGCCTCGGTAGGCCCGATTGTTCCCGTGTCTTTTTTGACATCGGTGGCCTCGCCCAAACGTCCGTCCGGAAGAATCGGCAGCACAGCCACGGAGCCACTGAAGTAGTTGGCAACAAACAAGAATTTGCCAGACGGATGAATGCTGACATAGGTCGGGCCATCCCCTTCCGAGCTGACTGTGTTCAGCAACGTCAGTTGCCCGTTAACTGGATCGATCGCAAAGGCACTGACGGAGCCTAGCTTCGCCTCACCAAAACGATCCGTTTCGTTGCTCGAGTAAAGACGATCACGAGCCGCGTTGATCACCAAACAGTCTGGGCTTGAACCAAGATCGAACGTACCGGCAGCTTTCAATGCACCGCTTTCACGATCGACTTCAAAGAGATGGATGCCGCGACCATTGCCTTCCGGCAAATCGACTTGCGTCGGCGGGACATCGCCGAGCGGTGAACTGAACGTTCCCACGTAAGCCATCAACGGCCGATTCGCAGTCGACTCGGATGAATCGCTCTGTGCCGGTAATGATGGGGTGGTTAGAAATCGTGCCAGGCCAGGAACCTGAGTTTTCAATTCCTGGATGACTAGATCCGCCATGACGGCGGCACCCTTTTCGCTGAAATGAGTCAGGTCTCCTTGCTTGAAGTTGAACTCCATGCTGGCCTCTGGACCAAGACGGTTGTGCAGTTCAATGCTTCTGCGATGCAAGTCGATGAAGGGCACGTCGAGTTCCGCGGCAACTGCTTTCGTCGCGTCCGCCCAAGGTGTCAGCGTCGTGCGGATCTTGCCGTCCTTATCAAACCGACGCCGCGTGACAGAACTGACCAAGATCGGTTGAGCACCAATCGATCTCGACTCCACCGCATATCGTTTCAAACTGTCGCGGTAGGTCGTATCGGGGTCGGTTTCTCGCTCGGGGCCTTTGCCGGGTTGATCGTTGTGCCCGAATTGAATCAGAACGTAATCGGGTTTGGCTTCCAAGACCGCTGGCATTCGGTTGCCACTGTACCAATTCTTCGAACTCGCTCCGCCTTTCGCGAAATTCAGCACCGTGACGCTGTCGTTGAACCGCTTGCGAAACGCCACGCCCCAACCGGAGTAATCTTCAACCGTCGAGTCGCCAATCAAGGCGATCGTGATTGATTCGTCGGAGGAGGCTGGCTCGTCTTGCGCCCACGCAATGTTCGTGAACAGCAACGCGAGAACCGCCAGGCAAGTTGGCCTCGCGAATCGCTTTGCGAGCTTGGATTTCAATCCGCTGTTGATTGTTGTGATCATTCGATTCACTTCCGATCGATCAGTTTCTTCATGTCTTCCGTGACCGGCATGACTTCAAAGTCCTTGAAGAACATTTCACAGTCCGTGCCGCCGTGCATTTGTAAACCGAGCTTGCCGGTCTTTTCGCACTCTTCATCGATGATGTCCGACGTGCAAAATCCGTTGAGCGTTTGCACCAGTCGGTCGCCGTACGCGGCCGTGCAGGTCGTGTTCCAGCCTCCGTCTTTGTTGCGAACCTTCTCGACCAAGTCATCGTTGGTCACGATCCAACCGCGACCGGGAATCTTCTTTCCATCAATGATTCCGGCGGTGTGCCAGAGAGCCGAATCCTTGCCGTTGTTTGCGATTTCGTTTTGGAAGCCACGCAGGACCCAAGGGGCACTGGTTTCCTCAGCGCGGAAGTACAACGCACTGTTGCCGCCTTGCATGCGATACGTCACCCGAGCGATGAAGTCGTCGTAGTTGTCGTTGGAAATGACCAGCCCGTCTTTTCCCTGACTCTTGGAGTGGACGCCATGCAAAACGCCTTCTTCGGTGAACGACCATTCTTCGGGCAGGACAAACTTGGCGTCTTGGAGTTGATAGCTGCCGTCCTCGCCTTTGACGAAGAACGACTTCCACTGGCTCTCCCCCAAATCCTTGATGCGAATGTTCTTCCAAGCAACGGACCCGGACTTTCCGCCGTGAATTTGCAGACCCAGAAAACCCTTCATGGAAAAGCTGTCGAACATGTCAACGACCAAGTTGCCGTTCAACCAAGTCTTGATCGATGGGCCGACACATTGGATTTCCAGGTCGTTCCATTCGCCTTGGCGGCAACTCGCCTGAGCAGCGGAGAGGCGTTCCTCGGACGTGTGGGCGTCCAACCAAATGATGCCATGTTTGTGGCCGCGACGGCCTTCATCGTAGATCCGACCCGTCATGTCACCGCCCGGTCGCATTTCAGCCTGATAGCCAAACACTCTTTCACGATCGCCTTCTGGGCGAGAAGCGGATCGGAATTGAACGCCCGAATTGCCAGCTTCCAGGAACTTGTACTGCAGTTTTAAAACAAAGTCACCAAATTCCTGCTCCGAACACATGAACGTGTTGCCTGGAGTGTTGGGCACACACTCGCCAACGATCGCTCCGTCTTCGACGTGGTATTTCGCGGACCCGCCGCGTTTCACCCATCCACTCAGGTCTTTGCCGTTGAATAGGGAAACAAAGCCCTCCTCAACTTCTGCCGCCGAGGCGGTCAGAGTAATTGATGTCCAAAGTCCAGCCAGGATGGCGACGGCAACGTGCTTTCTCATGGTTGTCATTCTTGAGCTTCTCTTGTTTGTCGGAAGGTAGGTTCGACGAGGCGGGACCGCAAACTTCGCGGCGGCAGGCATTCTACACAAGGACCGCATCGCAAACTGCCATCCACCAAAACCTCTTCGGCAGTTGCCACAAAGCGATGCAAGCAAGCGGGATTCATCGGGTGAAACGACATCCACGGAGCTGGAGTTGACGGCGACCTGATGGAGTCGTTCCTGTGAACTCGTCACGCATCTAGAAACCCGACGCCTCAGCGAGGGACCCACTGGCTCGTTGCAATGTCACGCGTTCCTCGCTCACCGGCACGTTGATTGAATCAGCCGCACCGCGTTAGCGGCGGTTAACCAGACGCCAACCGGGGCTAACGGCAATCGGCTAATGATTCCGTTTGCAGAATGCAGTTGAACAACCGTGTTGTAAACGAGGAACGAACCAAACGGATTCTTCCTCGCTCACGCTTTTAGCTTCGGGTTTCCAAGAGGACTCTTCTTCATCGAATGTTTGTTTGAGCGTCTCCTTCAAATTCACATTCCTTTGCCACACTCCCGCCGCAAGAGACAAGGGAGTTGGGTTTTGTTCTCGGTGCGATCGCGAAAGGGAACGTGCCTGTCAATTCGATCAATCCTTGTTTCTCGCGAATCCAAATCGGACCACTTGGTTTGGAATGAATCTTCTTTTGCAGTTTTGAAACATGGCTTGGCGGATGCCAGCCAACATACCCTCCAATGATGGAAATGAGACGATGAAACAGCCTGCAAGAATGGCGTTCACTTTGGTTGAATTGCTGGTGGTGATCGCCATCATCGG
This genomic window from Rhodopirellula bahusiensis contains:
- a CDS encoding beta-propeller fold lactonase family protein; this translates as MITTINSGLKSKLAKRFARPTCLAVLALLFTNIAWAQDEPASSDESITIALIGDSTVEDYSGWGVAFRKRFNDSVTVLNFAKGGASSKNWYSGNRMPAVLEAKPDYVLIQFGHNDQPGKGPERETDPDTTYRDSLKRYAVESRSIGAQPILVSSVTRRRFDKDGKIRTTLTPWADATKAVAAELDVPFIDLHRRSIELHNRLGPEASMEFNFKQGDLTHFSEKGAAVMADLVIQELKTQVPGLARFLTTPSLPAQSDSSESTANRPLMAYVGTFSSPLGDVPPTQVDLPEGNGRGIHLFEVDRESGALKAAGTFDLGSSPDCLVINAARDRLYSSNETDRFGEAKLGSVSAFAIDPVNGQLTLLNTVSSEGDGPTYVSIHPSGKFLFVANYFSGSVAVLPILPDGRLGEATDVKKDTGTIGPTEATHAPPGSFAISGHDGSHAHMIEADPSGRFVLHVNLGLDKIFVWAFDASTGTLTRNDPTSVDLPAGDGPRHFDFHPNGRWLYSIQEEGSTVTLFDYAPSGGQLNSRQTVSSLPVGFAGSNFCSEILVSHDGRFVYAGNRLHDSIGIFAIESDGSLRQVGNEWTRGNYPRSFNFDPSGRFFYVCNQRADNVTVFRIDRDSGLLEFTNHYAPVGNPSSITFVDLAARDDSVQLLRRVSVPEAHQAVAVDESSFFAISNRTIVQYDKQTGKRLVKWVAPEGSWIKHLNSGIVKEGRLYCANSNWPAKPLKNSIEIFDAVSLKHLDSKPFSESEGAINWIDRHQGAWWIVFAFYGEAEVRRTKLVRYDDQWNETGEWTFPESVIQRFLPKSNSGGGFGPDGHLYVTGHDHAELYLLDVPDNGGELKHVSTLPAPIAGQGIAWDFDTPGRLLGIVRASREVVFMRVIRAK
- a CDS encoding 3-keto-disaccharide hydrolase, encoding MRKHVAVAILAGLWTSITLTASAAEVEEGFVSLFNGKDLSGWVKRGGSAKYHVEDGAIVGECVPNTPGNTFMCSEQEFGDFVLKLQYKFLEAGNSGVQFRSASRPEGDRERVFGYQAEMRPGGDMTGRIYDEGRRGHKHGIIWLDAHTSEERLSAAQASCRQGEWNDLEIQCVGPSIKTWLNGNLVVDMFDSFSMKGFLGLQIHGGKSGSVAWKNIRIKDLGESQWKSFFVKGEDGSYQLQDAKFVLPEEWSFTEEGVLHGVHSKSQGKDGLVISNDNYDDFIARVTYRMQGGNSALYFRAEETSAPWVLRGFQNEIANNGKDSALWHTAGIIDGKKIPGRGWIVTNDDLVEKVRNKDGGWNTTCTAAYGDRLVQTLNGFCTSDIIDEECEKTGKLGLQMHGGTDCEMFFKDFEVMPVTEDMKKLIDRK
- a CDS encoding cold-shock protein; translated protein: MAEGTIKRLTDKGFGFIDVGSSKDLFFHSSSVEGVNFDDLREGQQVTFNEARGEKGPCAENVQVQ
- a CDS encoding Gfo/Idh/MocA family oxidoreductase, which encodes MQIFTHPEFIDVTNTIINADRRSFLKSAAAASAGIGTIGLQSVGAAESSDKVNFAIIGCTNRGAAIGNDAVKSGMVNVVALCDADPSRTAKFKQQHPDAKVYDDFRKMFDEMSDKIDACTVGTPDHTHFPITMRAISEGVAVYVEKPLAHTFEECELLIAAEKKHNGICQMGNQGHSSSQRMQFKTWVDEGIIKNVRRVDACMNKGRRWHPWGNVTGYPAAEKMPAGMNWDVWTATAPMQSYSDRLDKGNWRGWYDYGNGAFGDWGPHTLDSIHRFLELGLPYEVRADKLEGPNDFIYPMATTIAFEFAERGPGMPAMSINWYDGVKNQPPRPKELGQGKSMPACGKVMYSDDLTFIGGTHNGKLSILSESVETPDIPSGETNQSHMKNFLLAAMGKEECNSKFAVSGPLTQVFMLGCIAQRLGGTLKFDAEKGEITNNERANQLLKGNPPRKGWEQYYTL